The proteins below come from a single Aegilops tauschii subsp. strangulata cultivar AL8/78 chromosome 6, Aet v6.0, whole genome shotgun sequence genomic window:
- the LOC109742875 gene encoding laccase-19 isoform X3: MRHLCNDTLVTVVNGQFPGPALEATEGDTVVVHLVNQSPYGITIHWHGVKQRLTCWADGAGMITQCPIQPNTTFTYRFDVSGQEGTLWWHSHVSALRATLHGIIVIRPRSGTYPFPKPDVEVPVIIGEWWQRDLIKVDKNFSIGGSFDDNPAAATINGKLGDLYNCSGVAEDNFVLDVEPGKTYLLRLVNAALFSEYYFKVAGHKLTVVGADASYLRPFTTEVVAVAAGETIDVLMVADAPPCRYYMAALANQPPVPDPQIPVFISRGVVQYNNIPSDAQNCTEKSPLMPEMPDQHDTITTFYFHGNLTGLQQPGGGHPLLPQVRGRVDERLFLTLGKGSMCTHNKTSCKRGGSNESFEVAYINNVSFHLPETTAVLEARYYGSGVAVEQLPSMPPRAFNFTDTALIPVVPGGKMEELEPTRKATTTRRFAHNATVEVVFQSTATMQSDSNPMHLHGHDFFVLAQGHGNYDAGRDVRSYNLVDPPMKNTVQVPRLGWAAIRFVADNPGAWFLHCHFEFHIAMGMATVFEVDSGPTLETTLPPPPSDLPKCTR; encoded by the exons ATGCGGCATCTGTGCAACGACACGCTGGTGACGGTGGTGAACGGGCAGTTCCCCGGCCCGGCGTTGGAGGCCACGGAAGGGGACACCGTCGTCGTCCACCTCGTCAACCAGTCACCCTACGGAATCACAATCCACTG GCACGGCGTGAAGCAGCGGCTGACGTGCTGGGCGGACGGAGCCGGGATGATAACGCAGTGCCCGATCCAGCCCAACACGACCTTCACCTACCGGTTCGATGTGTCCGGCCAGGAGGGCACCCTCTGGTGGCACTCCCACGTCTCGGCGCTCCGGGCCACCCTGCACGGCATCATCGTCATCCGCCCCAGGTCCGGCACCTACCCATTTCCCAAGCCCGACGTTGAGGTCCCGGTCATCATCGGTGAGTGGTGGCAGAGGGACCTCATCAAGGTGGACAAGAACTTCTCCATCGGGGGATCGTTCGACGAcaaccccgccgccgccaccatcaACGGGAAGCTCGGAGACCTCTACAACTGCTCCG GGGTAGCAGAGGACAACTTCGTCCTGGACGTGGAGCCCGGCAAGACGTACCTGCTGCGGCTGGTGAACGCGGCGCTCTTCTCTGAGTACTACTTCAAGGTGGCCGGGCACAAGCTCACGGTGGTCGGCGCCGACGCCAGCTACCTGAGACCGTTCACCACGGAAGTCGTCGCAGTCGCGGCGGGTGAGACCATCGACGTGCTCATGGTCGCCGACGCCCCACCTTGCAGGTACTACATGGCTGCCCTGGCCAACCAGCCGCCGGTGCCTGACCCGCAGATCCCGGTGTTCATCTCCAGAGGGGTTGTGCAGTACAACAACATCCCCAGCGATGCGCAAAACTGCACAGAGAAATCGCCTCTCATGCCTGAGATGCCTGACCAGCACGACACCATCACGACCTTCTACTTCCATGGCAACCTCACCGGCCTGCAGCAGCCTGGTGGTGGTCACCCACTGCTACCGCAGGTCCGGGGTCGCGTGGACGAGCGTCTCTTCCTCACGCTGGGCAAGGGCTCCATGTGCACGCACAACAAAACATCTTGCAAGCGAGGAGGAAGCAACGAGTCCTTTGAGGTGGCCTACATAAACAACGTGTCCTTCCACCTCCCGGAGACCACGGCGGTGCTTGAAGCACGATACTACGGCAGTGGCGTGGCGGTGGAGCAGCTGCCCAGCATGCCGCCGAGGGCGTTCAACTTCACCGACACGGCGTTGATACCGGTCGTGCCCGGAGGCAAGATGGAGGAGCTCGAGCCCACGCGCAAGGCCACCACGACGCGCCGGTTCGCGCACAACGCCACCGTGGAGGTGGTGTTCCAGAGCACGGCCACCATGCAGAGCGACTCCAACCCGATGCACCTCCACGGCCACGACTTCTTCGTGCTCGCGCAGGGTCATGGCAACTACGACGCCGGCAGGGACGTCAGGAGCTACAACCTGGTGGACCCACCCATGAAGAACACCGTGCAGGTGCCGAGGCTCGGGTGGGCCGCCATCCGGTTCGTCGCCGACAATCCCGGGGCGTGGTTCCTGCACTGCCATTTCGAGTTCCACATAGCCATGGGCATGGCGACAGTGTTTGAGGTGGACAGCGGGCCCACGCTTGAGACCACTCTCCCGCCCCCACCTTCGGATCTGCCAAAGTGCACGAGATAG
- the LOC109742875 gene encoding laccase-19 isoform X1: protein MHERERAGGSVLLTWGGGHCCALAGADPAAQAKEGVEANRSICKMLSMAAGAVVFFAVALSAATSGDTAVVEHTFIVSQVRMRHLCNDTLVTVVNGQFPGPALEATEGDTVVVHLVNQSPYGITIHWHGVKQRLTCWADGAGMITQCPIQPNTTFTYRFDVSGQEGTLWWHSHVSALRATLHGIIVIRPRSGTYPFPKPDVEVPVIIGEWWQRDLIKVDKNFSIGGSFDDNPAAATINGKLGDLYNCSGVAEDNFVLDVEPGKTYLLRLVNAALFSEYYFKVAGHKLTVVGADASYLRPFTTEVVAVAAGETIDVLMVADAPPCRYYMAALANQPPVPDPQIPVFISRGVVQYNNIPSDAQNCTEKSPLMPEMPDQHDTITTFYFHGNLTGLQQPGGGHPLLPQVRGRVDERLFLTLGKGSMCTHNKTSCKRGGSNESFEVAYINNVSFHLPETTAVLEARYYGSGVAVEQLPSMPPRAFNFTDTALIPVVPGGKMEELEPTRKATTTRRFAHNATVEVVFQSTATMQSDSNPMHLHGHDFFVLAQGHGNYDAGRDVRSYNLVDPPMKNTVQVPRLGWAAIRFVADNPGAWFLHCHFEFHIAMGMATVFEVDSGPTLETTLPPPPSDLPKCTR from the exons ATGCATGAGAGGGAGCGAGCCGGAGGAAGTGTGCTGCTCACCTGGGGCGGCGGCCACTGCTGCGCTCTCGCCGGCGCAGACCCTGCAGCACAGG CCAAAGAAGGTGTTGAAGCAAACAGAAGCATATGTAAGATGCTCTCCATGGCAGCAGGTGCCGTCGTCTTCTTCGCCGTTGCCCTGTCGGCTGCTACCAGCGGCGACACTGCGGTCGTCGAGCACACGTTCATT GTAAGCCAGGTGCGTATGCGGCATCTGTGCAACGACACGCTGGTGACGGTGGTGAACGGGCAGTTCCCCGGCCCGGCGTTGGAGGCCACGGAAGGGGACACCGTCGTCGTCCACCTCGTCAACCAGTCACCCTACGGAATCACAATCCACTG GCACGGCGTGAAGCAGCGGCTGACGTGCTGGGCGGACGGAGCCGGGATGATAACGCAGTGCCCGATCCAGCCCAACACGACCTTCACCTACCGGTTCGATGTGTCCGGCCAGGAGGGCACCCTCTGGTGGCACTCCCACGTCTCGGCGCTCCGGGCCACCCTGCACGGCATCATCGTCATCCGCCCCAGGTCCGGCACCTACCCATTTCCCAAGCCCGACGTTGAGGTCCCGGTCATCATCGGTGAGTGGTGGCAGAGGGACCTCATCAAGGTGGACAAGAACTTCTCCATCGGGGGATCGTTCGACGAcaaccccgccgccgccaccatcaACGGGAAGCTCGGAGACCTCTACAACTGCTCCG GGGTAGCAGAGGACAACTTCGTCCTGGACGTGGAGCCCGGCAAGACGTACCTGCTGCGGCTGGTGAACGCGGCGCTCTTCTCTGAGTACTACTTCAAGGTGGCCGGGCACAAGCTCACGGTGGTCGGCGCCGACGCCAGCTACCTGAGACCGTTCACCACGGAAGTCGTCGCAGTCGCGGCGGGTGAGACCATCGACGTGCTCATGGTCGCCGACGCCCCACCTTGCAGGTACTACATGGCTGCCCTGGCCAACCAGCCGCCGGTGCCTGACCCGCAGATCCCGGTGTTCATCTCCAGAGGGGTTGTGCAGTACAACAACATCCCCAGCGATGCGCAAAACTGCACAGAGAAATCGCCTCTCATGCCTGAGATGCCTGACCAGCACGACACCATCACGACCTTCTACTTCCATGGCAACCTCACCGGCCTGCAGCAGCCTGGTGGTGGTCACCCACTGCTACCGCAGGTCCGGGGTCGCGTGGACGAGCGTCTCTTCCTCACGCTGGGCAAGGGCTCCATGTGCACGCACAACAAAACATCTTGCAAGCGAGGAGGAAGCAACGAGTCCTTTGAGGTGGCCTACATAAACAACGTGTCCTTCCACCTCCCGGAGACCACGGCGGTGCTTGAAGCACGATACTACGGCAGTGGCGTGGCGGTGGAGCAGCTGCCCAGCATGCCGCCGAGGGCGTTCAACTTCACCGACACGGCGTTGATACCGGTCGTGCCCGGAGGCAAGATGGAGGAGCTCGAGCCCACGCGCAAGGCCACCACGACGCGCCGGTTCGCGCACAACGCCACCGTGGAGGTGGTGTTCCAGAGCACGGCCACCATGCAGAGCGACTCCAACCCGATGCACCTCCACGGCCACGACTTCTTCGTGCTCGCGCAGGGTCATGGCAACTACGACGCCGGCAGGGACGTCAGGAGCTACAACCTGGTGGACCCACCCATGAAGAACACCGTGCAGGTGCCGAGGCTCGGGTGGGCCGCCATCCGGTTCGTCGCCGACAATCCCGGGGCGTGGTTCCTGCACTGCCATTTCGAGTTCCACATAGCCATGGGCATGGCGACAGTGTTTGAGGTGGACAGCGGGCCCACGCTTGAGACCACTCTCCCGCCCCCACCTTCGGATCTGCCAAAGTGCACGAGATAG
- the LOC109742875 gene encoding laccase-19 isoform X2, with protein sequence MHERERAGGSVLLTWGGGHCCALAGADPAAQGAVVFFAVALSAATSGDTAVVEHTFIVSQVRMRHLCNDTLVTVVNGQFPGPALEATEGDTVVVHLVNQSPYGITIHWHGVKQRLTCWADGAGMITQCPIQPNTTFTYRFDVSGQEGTLWWHSHVSALRATLHGIIVIRPRSGTYPFPKPDVEVPVIIGEWWQRDLIKVDKNFSIGGSFDDNPAAATINGKLGDLYNCSGVAEDNFVLDVEPGKTYLLRLVNAALFSEYYFKVAGHKLTVVGADASYLRPFTTEVVAVAAGETIDVLMVADAPPCRYYMAALANQPPVPDPQIPVFISRGVVQYNNIPSDAQNCTEKSPLMPEMPDQHDTITTFYFHGNLTGLQQPGGGHPLLPQVRGRVDERLFLTLGKGSMCTHNKTSCKRGGSNESFEVAYINNVSFHLPETTAVLEARYYGSGVAVEQLPSMPPRAFNFTDTALIPVVPGGKMEELEPTRKATTTRRFAHNATVEVVFQSTATMQSDSNPMHLHGHDFFVLAQGHGNYDAGRDVRSYNLVDPPMKNTVQVPRLGWAAIRFVADNPGAWFLHCHFEFHIAMGMATVFEVDSGPTLETTLPPPPSDLPKCTR encoded by the exons ATGCATGAGAGGGAGCGAGCCGGAGGAAGTGTGCTGCTCACCTGGGGCGGCGGCCACTGCTGCGCTCTCGCCGGCGCAGACCCTGCAGCACAGG GTGCCGTCGTCTTCTTCGCCGTTGCCCTGTCGGCTGCTACCAGCGGCGACACTGCGGTCGTCGAGCACACGTTCATT GTAAGCCAGGTGCGTATGCGGCATCTGTGCAACGACACGCTGGTGACGGTGGTGAACGGGCAGTTCCCCGGCCCGGCGTTGGAGGCCACGGAAGGGGACACCGTCGTCGTCCACCTCGTCAACCAGTCACCCTACGGAATCACAATCCACTG GCACGGCGTGAAGCAGCGGCTGACGTGCTGGGCGGACGGAGCCGGGATGATAACGCAGTGCCCGATCCAGCCCAACACGACCTTCACCTACCGGTTCGATGTGTCCGGCCAGGAGGGCACCCTCTGGTGGCACTCCCACGTCTCGGCGCTCCGGGCCACCCTGCACGGCATCATCGTCATCCGCCCCAGGTCCGGCACCTACCCATTTCCCAAGCCCGACGTTGAGGTCCCGGTCATCATCGGTGAGTGGTGGCAGAGGGACCTCATCAAGGTGGACAAGAACTTCTCCATCGGGGGATCGTTCGACGAcaaccccgccgccgccaccatcaACGGGAAGCTCGGAGACCTCTACAACTGCTCCG GGGTAGCAGAGGACAACTTCGTCCTGGACGTGGAGCCCGGCAAGACGTACCTGCTGCGGCTGGTGAACGCGGCGCTCTTCTCTGAGTACTACTTCAAGGTGGCCGGGCACAAGCTCACGGTGGTCGGCGCCGACGCCAGCTACCTGAGACCGTTCACCACGGAAGTCGTCGCAGTCGCGGCGGGTGAGACCATCGACGTGCTCATGGTCGCCGACGCCCCACCTTGCAGGTACTACATGGCTGCCCTGGCCAACCAGCCGCCGGTGCCTGACCCGCAGATCCCGGTGTTCATCTCCAGAGGGGTTGTGCAGTACAACAACATCCCCAGCGATGCGCAAAACTGCACAGAGAAATCGCCTCTCATGCCTGAGATGCCTGACCAGCACGACACCATCACGACCTTCTACTTCCATGGCAACCTCACCGGCCTGCAGCAGCCTGGTGGTGGTCACCCACTGCTACCGCAGGTCCGGGGTCGCGTGGACGAGCGTCTCTTCCTCACGCTGGGCAAGGGCTCCATGTGCACGCACAACAAAACATCTTGCAAGCGAGGAGGAAGCAACGAGTCCTTTGAGGTGGCCTACATAAACAACGTGTCCTTCCACCTCCCGGAGACCACGGCGGTGCTTGAAGCACGATACTACGGCAGTGGCGTGGCGGTGGAGCAGCTGCCCAGCATGCCGCCGAGGGCGTTCAACTTCACCGACACGGCGTTGATACCGGTCGTGCCCGGAGGCAAGATGGAGGAGCTCGAGCCCACGCGCAAGGCCACCACGACGCGCCGGTTCGCGCACAACGCCACCGTGGAGGTGGTGTTCCAGAGCACGGCCACCATGCAGAGCGACTCCAACCCGATGCACCTCCACGGCCACGACTTCTTCGTGCTCGCGCAGGGTCATGGCAACTACGACGCCGGCAGGGACGTCAGGAGCTACAACCTGGTGGACCCACCCATGAAGAACACCGTGCAGGTGCCGAGGCTCGGGTGGGCCGCCATCCGGTTCGTCGCCGACAATCCCGGGGCGTGGTTCCTGCACTGCCATTTCGAGTTCCACATAGCCATGGGCATGGCGACAGTGTTTGAGGTGGACAGCGGGCCCACGCTTGAGACCACTCTCCCGCCCCCACCTTCGGATCTGCCAAAGTGCACGAGATAG